CCAGGAACGCGTACGCGATGTCCGGTGTGGCGAGCCCACACACCAGTCGCAGGGTCAGCGCCACCCGTGCCTCCAGGGCAAGTGCCGGATGGCAGCAGGTGAAGACCAGGCGGAGTCGGTCGTCGGGAATCGTGTCCGGCTGATCCATCTCGGCCTCCTCCTCCGGCCCGAGCAGCAACGGCAGTTTGGCGTCGAGCGTCTGGCGTCGGCGCATCGCGTTCAGCGCGGTACGTCGGGCCGCCGTGGTCAGCCAGGCCCCGGGCCGATCGGGTACGCCGTCGCGTGGCCAGGTCCGCAACGCCTGGACGTACGCCTCCTGCACGGCCTCCTCGGCGGCGTCGAGATCGCGGGTCACCCGCACCGTCGCGGCGAGCACCCAGGCCCACTCGCGGCGGTGCGCGTCAGCGACGCTCTGGGCGACCGTGCGTCCGCCTGTGCCTCCGACCGTGCTCAGTTCGGCTCCAGGAGCTCGAAGCCGATCAGCGGCCGGACCTCCACACCGCCGCTGACGACCGGCGTCAGCCGGGCCAGCGCCAGCGCGTGGTCGAGATCCCGCGCCTCGATCACGAAGACGCCGGCCAGCGCCTCCTTGGTCTCGATGAACGGACCGTCGGTCAGCAGGTCGCCCCGGATCGCGGTCGCCGTGGTCGACGGTTCCAGCGCCAACCCGGCGACGATCCGGCCACCCAGTTCGGCGATCCGCCCCGGCAACTCCTCGTGCGCCCGCATGACCTCCGGCGGGATGTCTGCCACGCCGCCAGGGGTCTCGCGCTCGAAGATCAGCACCGCGTACTGGGGCATCAGGCCACCGCCCCGGACGGGGCCAGTGCGGCGGTCAGCCACGCCTGCCAGGTGGACGCCTCCGCCGCCTCGTCCACGCCCTCGGCGAACAGGTGGTGCGCCACCCCGACCGGCCAGCCCCAGGCGTCCCGGCCGTAGAACCGGTAGAGCGCGTCGGCACCGCGTACCCCGAGAAAGGCGTACGTGGCGTAGTCGACCGTGCCCTCGATCGGCGTCAGGCCGGCCGGCGTCAGCCGGACCCGGTCGCCGACGGCGACGTCCGGGCCGACGCCCAGGGCCCGGCGCAGCGCGGCGAAGCCGCCCCGCGCGGAGGTCTCCGGCCCGCCCGCGGAGACGTAGGCCGCGTCGTGGCCGGCGAAATGCCGCAGGTACTCCCCGAACGTGTGCTGGTAGAACGCCGTGTGCTGCCGGCAGGCGTCCAACTCACGCTCGTAGTCCCCGGCGATCACCCCACGGTGTACGTAGCGCAGGTAGGACCCCGTGCCACGCGGCTCGACCCGGTAGTCGAGTTCGTTGACGCCGTCCCCGTCCACCGCCCGGGTCACGAACCGGTTCGGCGGATCCCAGACCGTGACCGTGCCGCCGGAGCCGCTCAGCCCCCGCTCGGCCCCGCCGACCCGTGGCTCGTAGTCGATTTTCCAGAGCCAGCCGGAGGTGTGCGCGGTGAACGCCTCCCACACCTCCGACGGGCTCGCGGACAACTCGCTCTCCCAGCGCACCTCGAACTGCCTACCCATCTCAGCTGCCTCCATCGCTGTCGCTGAGCCTCGCGGCTCTCTCTACCTCACCGACAAGCGACATCCGACGGAATCGACAGCGGCCCGGAAATTTTTCTCCGGCGGTGGATGGGTCAGTACGAGTAGAAGCCCTTGCCGGTCTTCCGGCCCAGGTCACCGGCGGCGGCCATCCGTTGCAGCAGCTCCGGTGGGAAGAACTTCTCGTCGGCGGTGTCGGCGTAGATGTTCTTGGTGGCGTTCAACAGCACGTCGATGCCGGTCAGGTCGGTGGTGGCCAGCGGACCCATGGCATGGCCGAAGCCCAGCTTGCAGGCGGTGTCCAGGTCCTCCGGCGAGATCACCCCGGACTCGACGAGCTTGATGGCCTCCATCACCAGTGCGGTGATCAGCCGGGTGGTGACGAAGCCGGCGATGTCCCGGTTGACCACCACGCAGGTCTTGCCGATCTCCTCGGCGAAGGCCCGGGCGGTCGCCAGCGTCCCGTCGCTGGTCTTGTAGCCGCGTACCAGCTCACAGAGCTTCATCATCGGTACGGGCGAGAAGAAGTGCGTACCCACGACCGACTCCGGCCGCTCG
The nucleotide sequence above comes from Plantactinospora soyae. Encoded proteins:
- a CDS encoding 3-hydroxyacyl-CoA dehydrogenase family protein, whose translation is MAGRLAVVGAGLMGSGIAQVAARAGWQVTLRDIDDAATRRGMSGIRTSLEKFAAKGTIEAGDVEATLARITPTTELEAVGDADIVVEAVFEKLELKHEVFRALDKICAPGTVLATNTSAIPVTQIAAVTERPESVVGTHFFSPVPMMKLCELVRGYKTSDGTLATARAFAEEIGKTCVVVNRDIAGFVTTRLITALVMEAIKLVESGVISPEDLDTACKLGFGHAMGPLATTDLTGIDVLLNATKNIYADTADEKFFPPELLQRMAAAGDLGRKTGKGFYSY
- a CDS encoding YciI family protein, yielding MPQYAVLIFERETPGGVADIPPEVMRAHEELPGRIAELGGRIVAGLALEPSTTATAIRGDLLTDGPFIETKEALAGVFVIEARDLDHALALARLTPVVSGGVEVRPLIGFELLEPN
- a CDS encoding SRPBCC family protein; the encoded protein is MGRQFEVRWESELSASPSEVWEAFTAHTSGWLWKIDYEPRVGGAERGLSGSGGTVTVWDPPNRFVTRAVDGDGVNELDYRVEPRGTGSYLRYVHRGVIAGDYERELDACRQHTAFYQHTFGEYLRHFAGHDAAYVSAGGPETSARGGFAALRRALGVGPDVAVGDRVRLTPAGLTPIEGTVDYATYAFLGVRGADALYRFYGRDAWGWPVGVAHHLFAEGVDEAAEASTWQAWLTAALAPSGAVA